A single Drechmeria coniospora strain ARSEF 6962 chromosome 03, whole genome shotgun sequence DNA region contains:
- a CDS encoding Cell division control protein 42 — MTVVATIKCVVVGDGAVGKTCLLISYTTNKFPSEYVPTVFDNYAVTVMIGDEPYTLGLFDTAGQEDYDRLRPLSYPQTDVFLVCFSVTSPASFENVREKWFPEVHHHCPGVPCLIVGTQVDLRDDPSVREKLSRQKMSPVRREDGERMAKDLGAVKYVECSALTQFKLKDVFDEAIVAALEPPMPKKKSHKCLIL, encoded by the exons ATGACCGTCGTCGCAACCATCAA gtgtgtcgtcgtcggtgacggtGCTGTGGGCAAGACGTGCCTCCTCATCAGCTACACGACCAACAAATTCCCCTCGGAATATGTCCCTACCGTCTTCGACAATTatgccgtcaccgtcat GATTGGCGACGAGCCCTACACACTCGGCTTGTTCGACACGGCTGGACAAGAAGATTACGACAGACTTCGACCCCTCTCCTACCCTCAGACCgacgtcttcctcgtctgcTTCAGCGTCACATCCCCCGCCTCGTTCGAGAACGTCCGCGAGAAATGGTTCCCCGAGGTGCACCACCACTGCCCCGGCGTCCCGTGCCTCATCGTCGGTACCCAGGTGGACTTGCGCGATGACCCCAGTGTCAGGGAGAAGTTGTCGAGGCAGAAGATGTCACCCGTCAGGAgagaggatggcgagcgtATGGCCAAGGACCTCGGTGCCGTGAAATACGTCGAGTGCAGCGCGCTCACGCAATTCAAGCTAAAGGATGTCTTCGATGAG gccatcgtcgccgcgctTGAGCCGCCCATGCCTAAGAAGAAGTCGCACAAGTGCCTGATCCTATAA
- a CDS encoding Ureohydrolase: MRTTAIVAGLALGGGQPTTAGGREAELDELEARWGSEASRHTPTCLWAFSGIGTFAHLDYAKCLTDPSVAYDIAIVGAPFDTAVTFRPGARFGPRAIRQASSRQTAFRSFNTRAGVNPYRSWATIVDCGDIPITPFDNDIAREQMTQALTQLGRRQTVSALSPKPRLVTLGGDHSLTLPALRALRQVYGRPMRMLHFDAHLDSWNPNAYPSSWGVTPFTHGSMLWMAHQEGLLSNSSTEASVHAGLRTRLSGDGWADYEDDSSQNWVRFSSDDMDEMGTSGIVAGIMKTLGTEEPVYLSVDIDVLDPAFAPGTGTPEPGGWTTRELIRVLRGVEGLNLVGADVVEVSPAYQGRGEETALAAAQVVFEILSSMVKMGVAAGKDGANGVSKKDEL; the protein is encoded by the exons atgaggacgacggcaatCGTCGCGGGCttggccctcggcggcgggcagccgacgacggctggtGGACGGGAGGCAgaactcgacgagctcgaggcacGATGGGGTTCCGAGGCGAGCAGACATACACCCACATGCCTT TGGGCATTCTCAGGCATCGGGACTTTTGCCCACCTCGACTACGCCAAGTGCCTCACGGACCCGTCGGTGGCATACGATATCGCCATCGTAGGGGCGCCCTTTGATACGGCCGTCACCTTCAGGCCAG GTGCCCGCTTCGGCCCGCGGGCCATCCGCCAGGCTTCGTCTCGGCAGACGGCATTCCGGAGCTTCAACACACGGGCTGGTGTCAACCCGTACAGGAGCTGGGCGACGATTGTCGACTGCGGCGACATCCCGATCACGCCGTTCGACAACGACATCGCTCGTGAGCAGATGACGCAAGCGCTCACGCAGCTGGGTCGGCGGCAGACGGTGTCGGCGCTGAGTCCCAAGCCCAGACTCGTGACGCTTGGCGGCGACCACAGCCTGACGCTGCCGGCACTGCGCGCTCTCAGGCAGGTTTACGGACGGCCGATGCGCATGCTCCACTTCGATG CTCATCTCGATTCGTGGAACCCCAACGCGTACCCGTCGAGTTGGGGCGTCACGCCTTTCACCCACGGCTCCATGCTCTGGATGGCCCATCAGGAGGGACTCCTCTCCAACTCATCCACCGAGGCCTCTGTCCACGCCGGCCTGCGCACGCGGCTGTCGGGCGACGGTTGGGCCGACTACGAGGACGATTCGTCGCAGAACTGGGTTCGTTTCTCGTccgacgacatggacgagATGGGAACTTCCGGtatcgtcgccggcatcatgAAGACGCTCGGGACCGAGGAGCCCGTCTACCTGTCGGTCGACATTGACGTGCTTGACCCGGCTTTTGCTCCCGGCACGGGGACGCCCGAGCCCGGCGGCTGGACGACGCGCGAGCTCATCCGCGTGCTCAGAGGCGTCGAGGGCTTGAATCTCgtgggcgccgacgtcgtcgaggtgtCGCCTGCGTATCAGGGTCGTGGTGAGGAGACGGCCCTTGCGGCCGCTCAGGTCGTCTTCGAAATCCTGAGCTCCATGGTGAAGATGGGCGTGGCAGCCGGAAAAGACGGGGCGAATGGTGTCTCCAAAAAGGATGAGCTCTAG